A stretch of DNA from Leisingera caerulea DSM 24564:
TTCTGCCGTCTGCTGGCGGAGCCGCTCTCCCCCGAAGACACGCACAAGATCTGCCACGAACAGGTGCCCGCATGACCGCACTGCCCCCTGCGTCCCGGATCACCGGGCTGTTCCTCGGCTCTGTCGCCGCGCGCTGGCCCGGCCGCCCGCCCTCTGCCATCGCCAAGACCCGCGCGGACGGCCCGCAGCAGATCACGGAACTGGGCTTCACCGGCGACGCCCAGGCCGACCCCCAAAATCACGGCGGCCCGGACAAGGCGATCCATCATTACCCCACGGACCACTACCCGCAATGGGTTGCCGAGGGCCAGATCCCGGCAGGCACCGTCCCCGCCGCCTTTGGCGAAAACATCGCGGCGCTGGGGATGACGGAAACCAATCTCTGCATCGGTGACATTCTGCAGCTGGGCACGGCGGTGGTGCAGATCAGCCAGGGCCGCCAGCCCTGCTGGAAGGTCAGCCAACACACCGGCAACCCCAAGATGGCCTATCTGTTCCAGAAAACCGGCCGCACCGGCTGGTACTACCGGGTGCTGGAGCCGGGCCAGGCGGAGGCCGGCAGCGCCATCACCCTTATCGAACGCCTGCACCCGGGCTGGAGCGTCGAACGCGTCACCCGCCTCCGCCTCAGCCGCAAGGCCACGGCGCAGGAGGCCGCGGCGCTGGCGCAATTGCCCGAACTGGCCGAAGGCTGGCGCCAGGCCTTTGCCCGCATGGCAGAGGGCGACCCGGCAGAGGACACCAGCGCCCGCCTGCTCGGCAGCTGATCCGCGCCCCGGCGCAGGCCGGGACGCAGCAGTGTTGCGGCAGGGTCAGCCCAGCAC
This window harbors:
- a CDS encoding MOSC domain-containing protein, whose protein sequence is MTALPPASRITGLFLGSVAARWPGRPPSAIAKTRADGPQQITELGFTGDAQADPQNHGGPDKAIHHYPTDHYPQWVAEGQIPAGTVPAAFGENIAALGMTETNLCIGDILQLGTAVVQISQGRQPCWKVSQHTGNPKMAYLFQKTGRTGWYYRVLEPGQAEAGSAITLIERLHPGWSVERVTRLRLSRKATAQEAAALAQLPELAEGWRQAFARMAEGDPAEDTSARLLGS